In a genomic window of Trichoderma atroviride chromosome 4, complete sequence:
- a CDS encoding uncharacterized protein (EggNog:ENOG41) yields MSLPVDLVKSVLLQRTTRKICPPSQANYLDDHDIGDSFFDDTQDITNTASFAWSDGGSTNVTRRSTPAPQDDSPVEELWDFDDEDDEAFAQLLSQDPKNKNLPDTVPLKEPSLTLGPQIDFSETASTVRRSSPFLTSDMRKDIWDFSDSQSGSDSPPNAAKPANQTEELSLAPDSRSQHIAMDDIYDVTPKKDAPPAQAKMAAESKAKKSKAASVIKDHSTTTVVHSKLETLSQPSSRVSAKNKRPHQKAKEPIQFDPLTQEIVDVPASRKNNPPPLSDLSWVP; encoded by the coding sequence ATGTCACTCCCAGTCGACCTGGTGAAGAGCGTCCTCCTTCAAAGAACGACAAGGAAAATTTGCCCCCCCTCCCAAGCAAACTATCTTGATGATCACGATATTGGAGACTCTTTTTTCGATGATACCCAAGACATAACAAACACGGCCTCATTCGCATGGTCGGACGGCGGCTCCACCAATGTGACTCGTCGTAGCACTCCTGCCCCCCAAGATGACTCCCCGGTAGAAGAGCTGTGGgactttgacgacgaggacgatgaagcGTTTGCACAATTGCTTAGCCAGGATccgaaaaacaaaaatctgCCTGACACCGTGCCTCTCAAAGAGCCCTCACTCACTCTGGGACCCCAAATCGATTTCTCAGAAACCGCGTCGACTGTTCGTCGTAGCTCGCCGTTCTTGACGAGCGACATGCGTAAGGACATCTGGGATTTTTCCGATAGCCAGTCGGGCAGTGATTCACCACCGAACGCAGCCAAACCTGCCAATCAGACAGAAGAGCTCTCTCTCGCCCCAGATTCGAGATCACAGCACATAGCGATGGATGATATATATGATGTCACCCCGAAGAAAGACGCGCCGCCAGCTcaggcaaagatggcggccGAGTCCAAGGCTAAAAAGTCCAAGGCTGCCAGTGTCATCAAGGATCATTCCACTACCACGGTCGTGCATTCAAAGTTGGAGACCCTTAGCCAACCATCTTCACGTGTTTCtgcaaagaacaaaaggCCCCatcaaaaggcaaaagagccTATTCAATTCGACCCTTTAACGCAAGAGATTGTTGACGTGCCTGCATCGAGGAAGAataaccccccccccctaaGCGATCTATCGTGGGTGCCTTGA
- a CDS encoding uncharacterized protein (EggNog:ENOG41) → MSVKYAKDQPAGFTNRIERVAIVGAGGQVGKHIAEELLKTGKHTVTAITRTGSKSKLPAGVKVVEVDYDNEQSLIDGLKGHQFFFISMAVTAPKGTQEKLIAAAAKAGVPWIMPNSYGADFANKKMLKETMTDGNSDGVAAIEKAGLSWIYMSCSFWYEYSLSMGEPFYGFDIPNKKVTFYDDGKTRINTSTWRQCGRAAAHLLSLKELPDDENDTSPTVSQWRNKPLYVSSFLVSQRDMLDSIHRNLGTKDSDWEIQYEASDARYSRAMELLKAGNFLGFGMGMYSRAFFPNGDGNFEAKYGLANEPLGLPKEDFDEATKLAIEMAEAGFGPRRLAEVRGRDLPGQPGH, encoded by the exons ATGTCAGTCAAGTACGCAAAGGACCAGCCTGCAGGCTTTACCAACCGCATCGAGCGTGTGGCCATTGTGGGA GCTGGAGGCCAAGTTGGCAAACACATTGCCGAGGAGCTTCTCAAAACCGGAAAACACACCGTCACTGCCATCACTCGCACCGGGAGCAAGAGCAAGCTCCCCGCGGGAGTCAAGGTCGTCGAGGTGGACTATGATAACGAGCAGTCTCTGATTGACGGCCTCAAGGGGCACCagttcttcttcatctccatggcTGTGACGGCCCCCAAAGGCACCCAGGAAAAGCTCATTGCcgcggcagcaaaggccgGCGTGCCATGGATCATGCCCAACTCTTACGGCGCCGACTTTGCCAACAAGAAGATGCTCAAGGAGACAATGACTGACGGCAACAGCGACGGAGTCGCCGCCATAGAAAAGGCCGGTCTGTCCTGGATCTACATGTCGTGCAGCTTCTGGTACGAGTACTCGCTGTCCATGGGCGAGCCATTTTATGGCTTTGACATCCCAAACAAAAAGGTCACCTTTTACGACGACGGCAAGACGCGCATCAACACGTCGACCTGGAGACAGTGTGGCAGGGCTGCAGCACACCTTCTGAGCCTAAAGGAGCTGCCCGACGACGAAAACGACACATCACCCACCGTCTCACAATGGAGAAACAAGCCCCTATACGTTTCCAGCTTCCTCGTCTCCCAAAGAGACATGCTGGACAGCATCCACCGGAATCTCGGTACAAAGGACAGCGACTGGGAGATCCAGTACGAGGCGTCGGATGCTCGTTACAGCAGAGCGAtggagctgctcaaggcTGGAAACTTCCTCGGCTTTGGCATGGGCATGTACTCTCGAGCCTTTTTCCCCAATGGCGACGGCAATTTTGAAGCAAAGTATGGTCTGGCCAATGAGCCCCTGGGGCTGCCCAAGGaggactttgacgaggcgACCAAGTTGGCGATTGAGATGGCTGAGGCAGGATTCGGGCCTCGCAGGCTTGCAGAGGTCAGGGGACGGGATCTgccaggccagccaggccaCTAA
- a CDS encoding uncharacterized protein (CAZy:GH133~CAZy:GH13) gives MGKDGYNETHIHHEGEYITVHRVHPESRKGYFLIAHTAFPGYGNGRGEFNPVHLTGTRANHLGSWMLEVDDREETVKTVLEDTKFLRGLPSQVVDVAGIKMEYHGQDTTISVRDKFPPGSIALFETWIPAAEHSTGLDNYVTSGAKQAWANLNLIDLNFLLYRCEAEERDASDGQDGVYDIPGHGKLIYAGLQGWWSILEGVIRDNNLGHPICQNLRDGSWALDYIVGRIQKQSHSEGSEGLSGPAAWLRERFEAVKAIPSFLLPRYFALAIRTAYKASCDRALELMNEHVAKGQWFLGSLAMVSVQQTGLIKSASLWPDKQVPSIAAGLPHFAVQWARCWGRDVFISIRGLYLGTSRFAEAKEHILAFASVLKHGMIPNLLSSGAAPRYNSRDSVWFFLQTIQDYTRLAPEGLDLLKVKVRRRFLPYDDTWFPVDDERTYFKESTIEEIVQEALQRHASGMKYREANAGPQIDSQMRDEGFNQEIKVDWNNGLVFGGNQFNCGTWMDKMGESDKAGSKGVPGTPRDGAAIEITGLLYSTLRWVEKLHKQGKFAQSGVKNSEDKAVTWTQWADLIKANFEKCYYVPRTPEEDAKYDVNPNVIGRRGVYKDLYKSGKEYEDYQLRPNFTIAMTVATDLFDPKHAWQALCLADSTIRGPTGMATLDPADKDYRPYYHNSEDSHDFATSKGRNYHQGPEWLWPTGFFLRALLKFDLQRRKTPAGRTEAFQQVTRRLAECKRMIRESPWAGLTELTQKNGEHCGDSSPTQAWSAGCLIDLYMDAMEEQEALKK, from the exons ATGGGCAAAGATGGGTACAACGAAACTCATATTCACCATGAAGGCGAGTACATCACCGTACACAGAGTGCATCCTGAGTCCAGAAAAGGCTACTTCCTCATTGCCCACACTGCGTTCCCGGGATATGGCAACGGAAGGGGAGAATTCAACCCCGTTCATCTGACAGGAACCCGAGCCAATCATCTGGGCAGCTGGATGCTCGAAGTTGACGATCGAGAAGAGACTGTCAAAACCGTCCTAGAGGATACAAAATTCCTTCGGGGCCTTCCCAGCCAGGTGGTGGATGTTGCCGGAATCAAGATGGAGTATCACGGCCAAGACACTACCATTTCGGTCCGCGACAAATTCCCTCCTGGCAGCATTGCTCTCTTCGAAACCTGGAtcccagcagcagagcaCTCTACTGGTCTGGACAACTATGTCACTTCTGGTGCCAAACAGGCGTGGGCTAATCTAAACCTGATTGACCTCAACTTTTTGCTCTACCGCTGTGAGGCAGAGGAGAGAGATGCCAGTGACGGGCAGGACGGGGTATATGATATTCCCGGCCATGGGAAGCTCATTTATGCTGGTCTCCAAGGATGGTGGAGCATTCTCGAAGGAGTCATTCGCGACAATAACCTTGGACATCCAATCTGCCAGAATCTGCGAGACGGCTCTTGGGCTCTCGATTATATCGTGGGCCGAATTCAAAAGCAAAGCCACTCAGAGGGTAGTGAAGGCCTCTCAGGACCTGCAGCCTGGCTCCGAGAACGATTcgaggccgtcaaggccattcCAAGCTTCTTGCTACCCCGATATTTCGCACTCGCCATCCGCACCGCATACAAGGCCAGCTGTGATCGGGCGTTGGAGCTCATGAACGAGCACGTTGCCAAGGGTCAATGGTTCCTTGGCAGTCTCGCCATGGTCAGCGTACAGCAAACCGGACTTATCAAGTCAGCTTCCCTCTGGCCAGACAAGCAAGTCCCttccattgctgctggcctACCGCATTTCGCTGTGCAATGGGCTAGATGCTGGGGCCGAGACGTCTTCATCTCTATTCGAGGACTGTATCTCGGAACCAGCCGCTTTGCCGAGGCAAAGGAGCACATTCTTGCATTCGCTAGCGTCTTGAAGCACGGCATGATACCCAATCTTTTGAGCAGCGGCGCGGCGCCGCGATACAACTCGAGAGATTCGGTGTGGTTCTTCCTTCAGACCATTCAAGATTACACTCGCCTTGCACCAGAGGGGCTCGACTTGCTCAAGGTGAAGGTTAGACGACGTTTCCTACCATACGATGACACTTGGTTCCCTGTGGATGATGAACGAACCTATTTCAAAGAGAGCACCATTGAGGAGATTGTACAAGAGGCTCTCCAAAGGCACGCCTCGGGAATGAAGTATCGCGAGGCAAATGCCGGACCTCAGATTGACTCTCAGATGAGAGACGAAGGCTTCAACCAGGAGATCAAGGTCGACTGGAACAATGGACTCGTCTTTGGTGGCAACCAGTTCAACTGTGGCACCTGGATGGACAAGATGGGCGAGAGCGACAAGGCCGGGTCCAAGGGTGTTCCTGGCACTCCTCGCGATGGTGCCGCCATTGAAATCACGGGTCTTCTCTACAGCACTTTGAGATGGGTAGAGAAGCTTCACAAACAGGGAAAGTTTGCCCAATCGGGCGTCAAAAATTCCGAGGACAAAGCCGTTACATGGACGCAATGGGCCGATCTCATCAAGGCCAATTTCGAAAAGTGCTACTACGTTCCTCGCACTCCCGAAGAGGACGCAAAGTATGACGTTAACCCCAATGTTATTGGTCGCCGAGGTGTTTACAAGGACCTGTACAAGTCTGGCAAGGAGTATGAGGATTATCAGCTTCGGCCAAACTTTACAATTGCCATGACTGTGGCGACAGATCTTTTCGACCCCAAGCATGCATGGCAAGCTCTGTGCCTTGCAGATTCGACGATCCGAGGGCCCACAGGTATGGCGACATTGGACCCAGCAGACAAGGACTACCGTCCGTACTACCACAACAGCGAAGACAGCCACGATTTCGCAACAAGCAAGGGCCGAAACTACCACCAGGGGCCAGAGTGGCTGTGGCCAACAGGTTTCTTCCTCCGCGCACTGCTCAAGTTTGATCTTCAGCGCAGAAAGACTCCCGCTGGCAGGACCGAGGCGTTCCAGCAAGTGACTAGAAGACTGGCTGAGTGCAAGCGGATGATTCGGGAGAGCCCGTGGGCGGGTCTGACAGAGCTTACGCAAAAGAATGGAGAGCACTGTGGTGATTCc AGCCCGACACAGGCATGGTCTGCTGGCTGCCTCATTGACCTATACATGGATGCCATGGAAGAGCAGGAAGCTTTGAAGAAATGA
- a CDS encoding uncharacterized protein (EggNog:ENOG41~TransMembrane:2 (i287-308o314-333i)), with amino-acid sequence MKRSESPERPSTAVAALEKAEATEQHPADGSYPPVSSIPDISPKRLAQAAEGAPRELAEAAATILYLAYGSNMCAETFLGMRKIRPISQINVSVPILQLTFDLPGFPYREPCFANVGYRKLPKEPKLPDPLHPPIIPPIGPPKSGQGWDGGLMGIVYEVTQEDWRNIMRTEGGGSGYQEIEVPCLPLPADVGIPEKPTFPDIPRPFLARTLYCPYIPLESDKNISWWARLALGPQRPSPDYAQPSARYLKLLKDGAREHELPQAYQDHLASLQPYTATSIRQKIGHAVFIFAWAPMLICMMSMTRILADETGRVPRWCASIISGSFGVMWYSYDKVFKLIFGDGERTMEEEDKAKMMRRKSYSGGTDEEKASLMQDNEEQES; translated from the coding sequence ATGAAGCGATCAGAATCTCCAGAGCGACCCTCAACCGCCGTGGCTGCGctggaaaaggccgaggccacTGAGCAGCACCCGGCAGACGGCTCGTATCCTCCCGTATCGTCGATTCCAGACATCTCGCCCAAACGCCTCGCTCAAGCCGCCGAGGGTGCGCCCAGAGAACTTGCAGAGGCTGCCGCAACCATTCTATATCTGGCATATGGCTCCAACATGTGCGCAGAGACCTTTTTAGGGATGCGCAAGATCCGGCCGATATCCCAGATCAACGTCTCGGTGCCGATCCTGCAGCTGACGTTTGACCTGCCCGGATTCCCCTACCGAGAGCCTTGCTTCGCGAACGTCGGATACAGAAAGCTCCCCAAAGAACCCAAGCTGCCCGATCCTCTGCACCCACCCATCATTCCGCCCATCGGCCCGCCAAAATCCGGGCAGGGCTGGGACGGTGGCCTCATGGGAATCGTATACGAAGTGACCCAGGAGGACTGGCGCAACATCATGAGGACCGAAGGCGGCGGCTCAGGCTATCAGGAGATTGAGGTCCCGTGTCTTCCCCTGCCTGCAGATGTGGGCATCCCCGAGAAGCCGACTTTCCCAGACATACCTAGACCATTCCTCGCAAGGACACTCTATTGTCCATATATCCCTCTCGAATCAGACAAGAACATAAGCTGGTGGGCTAGGCTTGCTCTGGGCCCCCAAAGACCAAGCCCCGACTATGCCCAGCCAAGTGCTCGATACCTGAAGCTCCTGAAAGACGGTGCAAGAGAACATGAGCTCCCCCAGGCATACCAAGACCACCTGGCCTCGCTCCAGCCCTACACAGCCACCAGCATCAGGCAAAAGATTGGCCacgccgtcttcatctttgcttggGCGCCGATGCTGATTTGCATGATGTCGATGACGAGGATCTTGGCAGACGAAACAGGCCGAGTTCCTCGATGGTGCGCGAGCATAATCTCGGGATCGTTTGGCGTCATGTGGTACAGCTACGACAAGGTATTCAagctcatctttggcgatggcgagcggacgatggaggaggaagacaaggccaagatgatgagacGCAAGTCGTATTCGGGCGGCacagatgaagaaaaggcgTCTTTGATGCAAGACAATGAGGAACAAGAGAGCtag
- a CDS encoding uncharacterized protein (EggNog:ENOG41): MKIAQAESAQVSPDLRPVRHESGAMESQSILIEDISDSKQKQKEHLHQMSLAVNEASDELEPLPIERAQPKRRHICTEDISHSRQKQNEHLHQTLLTINKLSDDELEQSPIKSAQPKRRKLSRQFSISEKGSPVVTRVAAPTTKVGPTITEPDPFIMGNTSPAVAVQRPSFLRTNSGDRLYGQQSDNTLGSSEHNLPSRWFRGLDEQQLRSKNNHGRERDIHDDIRKSFLQSTEPPQSFQDRRPDEMAGQSQAHKQICLTVKQLMIHLEGKKSAASDIVGAYHAGGTASVAYMQQQCLHDSRKVVTAIRRHGALFGKNLQAVKDAIKTRKQARIRMAGSLNELLKWQNQAHRRARLSLGAAV, from the exons ATGAAGATTGCCCAGGCCGAATCTGCACAAGTCTCTCCAGATTTGCGCCCTGTTCGCCATGAGAGCGGGGCGATGGAAAGCCAATCGATCCTCATAGAGGACATTTCTGAttcaaagcaaaagcaaaaagagcaccTTCATCAAATGTCACTCGCAGTCAACGAAGCCAGTGATGAGCTCGAACCACTCCCCATTGAGCGTGCTCAACCCAAGAGAAGACATATCTGCACAGAGGACATTTCTCATTcgaggcaaaagcaaaacgagcatcttcatcaaacGCTACTCACAATCAACAAACTCAGTGATGACGAGCTTGAACAATCCCCCATTAAGAGCGCTCAGCccaagagaaggaaactTTCGAGACAGTTTAGCATTTCTGAAAAAGGCAGCCCAGTTGTAACAAGAGTTGCTGCGCCTACGACAAAGGTCGGCCCTACCATAACTGAGCCAGATCCATTTATAATGGGGAACACAAGCCCAGCGGTGGCAGTACAGCGTCCATCTTTTTTGAGGACTAACTCGGGGGATAGATTGTATGGACAGCAGTCGGATAACACTCTCGGAAGCAGCGAACACAACCTCCCATCAAGATGGTTTCGTGGTTtggacgagcagcagctacGCTCAAAGAATAACCATGGCAGGGAAAGAGACATTCACGATGACATCAGAAAGAGTTTTCTGCAGAGCACCGAACCACCGCAAAGCTTTCAAGATCGCCGGCCAGATGAGATGGCAGGCCAAAGTCAAGCTCACAAGCAGATATGTCTCACTGTGAAG CAACTGATGATTCACTTGGAGGGCAAGAAATCTGCCGCCTCTGACATTGTGGGAGCATACCATGCTGGCGGGACTGCTTCGGTAGCGTATATGCAGCAACAGTGTTTGCACGACAGCCGCAAAGTGGTGACTGCAATTCGCAGACACGGTGCACTATTTGGCAAAAATCTACAAGCCGTCAAGGACGCCATAAAGACGCGCAAGCAGGCTCGGATTAGGATGGCGGGCTCGCTCAATGAGCTGTTGAAATGGCAAAATCAGGCACATCGCAGAGCACGTTTGAGCCTTGGAGCTGCGGTTTGA
- a CDS encoding uncharacterized protein (EggNog:ENOG41~TransMembrane:1 (o130-153i)): MANQLPITTIVPFGNIQKLPACAAACIHLYDANGACVPPAVPSNNPSAYTSCFCFDPRLTAFSTTTGGVCDTACTANPSGLSSITSWYHSICNVQKGVAPSTTSSTSSTSTNAIPEQSHPASGDWISNHWQWVVMLVILVVGIAGIWIGACIWRRRYLRKRELRKQAGITDSWGSGAPANDAAAGIPMTTSATPALPNFTSTSEKRNTTTKLWPFSSNRS; encoded by the exons atgg CTAATCAACtgcccatcaccaccatcgtGCCCTTTGGCAACATCCAAAAACTGCCAGCCTGCGCGGCTGCTTGCATCCATCTCTACGATGCCAATGGCGCCTGTGTGCCCCCGGCCGTGCCCTCCAACAATCCCAGCGCATACACGTCATGCTTCTGCTTCGACCCTCGACTCACGGCCTTTTCGACGACAACCGGCGGCGTTTGCGACACGGCCTGCACCGCGAATCCCAGCGGCCTGTCATCCATCACCAGCTGGTACCACAGCATTTGCAACGTCCAGAAAGGAGTAGCTCCCTCGACGACTTCCTCGACATCAAGCACTTCGACCAACGCAATCCCCGAGCAATCGCATCCGGCCAGCGGCGATTG GATTTCCAACCACTGGCAATGGGTTGTGATGCTGGTCATTCTCGTCGTTGGCATCGCCGGCATCTGGATCGGCGCATGCATCTGGCGCCGTCGCTACCTCCGCAAGCGCGAGCTCCGAAAACAAGCTGGCATCACCGACTCTTGGGGCTCCGGTGCCCCTGCGAAtgacgctgccgccggcATCCCCATGACTACGAGCGCGACGCCCGCCCTGCCCAACTTCACGTCGACATCCGAGAAGCGCAACACGACGACCAAGCTGTGGCCATTCAGCAGCAATCGATCATGA
- a CDS encoding uncharacterized protein (MEROPS:MER0064210), whose protein sequence is MTFLLMKEPDMRHVRSALPDFNKVTHVFLPINDNRNVAIAEGGSHWSLLLVSVLDGIAFHYDSLGGANYAEANLATRKLSEIVQRPIRFVNLEDSPQQENGSDCGVFVCLLMRHLLVKRLLAANAREKVSMSMAGKMVDSNGGRKEMLRIIENLRKEGERRRSASPFASTKTPPRIE, encoded by the exons ATGACGTTTCTGCTCATGAAGGAGCCCGACATGCGCCATGTGCGATCTGCGCTGCCCGACTTTAACAAGGTCACTCACGTCTTCCTGCCCATCAACGACAACCGCAACGTGGCCATAGCCGAGGGCGGCAGCCACTggtcgctgctgctcgtgtCGGTCCTCGACGGCATCGCCTTTCACTACGACTCGCTCGGCGGAGCCAACTATGCCGAGGCGAACCTGGCCACGCGCAAGCTCAGCGAGATTGTCCAGCGGCCCATTCGCTTTGTCAACCTGGAGGACTCGCCCCAGCAGGAAAACGGCAGCGACTGCGGCGTCTTTGTCTGTCTCTTGATGCGACACTTGCTCGTCAAGCGCCTCTTGGCGGCTAATGCTCGCGAAAAGGTCTCCATGAGCATGGCTGGCAAAATGGTCGATAGTAACGGTGGTCGCAAAGAGATGCTCCGTATTATTGAAAACCTGCGCAAGGAGGGAGAGCGCCGCCGGTC TGCGAGTCCCTTTGCTTCAACCAAGACACCCCCGCGAATTGAATAG